The following are encoded in a window of Panicum virgatum strain AP13 chromosome 5N, P.virgatum_v5, whole genome shotgun sequence genomic DNA:
- the LOC120673697 gene encoding uncharacterized protein LOC120673697: MAGARGAAAAVAVLAAALLVAAGADASGDSLADLGGAAREIESAPEVKNLGPWAKGLLKGMPAAAAGPAAMAPSAKYPLVLAEDRTRRPDVLRHLRVYEGGWNVTNKHYWASVSFTGVSGFLLAALWFVFFGMAAVARCYFGSRMAKRKVSRAEIVQPVLLMVFALTLISGCIVLLYGQSKFHEEATRTVDFVVNQSDFTIQSLRNVTEYLSFAKTITVAALYLPSDVQGQIDSLKGDLNKAADTISQKTAENYKRIRKVLHIMSVVLICIAVMLPVLAFLGYVLELYGPKYTVYIFVILCCKMVAALFILLGIFLILNSAAKDTCEAMDQWAQHPQAETALSNILPCVDESTTNRTLYQSKEVVVMLVRIVNRAISALSNRRPHHNHPGQLMPYLCSPYDSNFNDRQCKSREVTFENATTAWQNYTCLTQDTDLCSGNKTLTPEIYGQLVLAANVSYALYYYAPVLLSFQDCKFVRATFSAIASQYCPPVERDLELVSAGLALMASGLILYLIWMLFADRPQREEVSDLASVSRITPVDSSPLP; this comes from the exons ATGGCGGGagcccgcggcgccgccgctgcggtggccgtgttggcggcggcgctgctggtggcggccggcgccgacgcCTCGGGGGACTCGCTCGCCGACcttggcggcgcggcgagggagatCGAGAGTGCGCCAG AGGTGAAGAACCTGGGGCCATGGGCAAAAGGGCTGCTGAAAGGGATGCCGGCCGCAGCGGCGGGGCCGGCAGCTATGGCCCCTAGCGCGAAGTATCCGCTGGTTCTGGCTGAGGACAGGACGCGGCGGCCAGATGTTCTCCGCCATCTCCGAGTGTATGAAGGAGGGTGGAATGTCACCAACAAGCACTACTGGGCG TCTGTTTCATTCACAGGAGTATCTGGATTTCTTCTTGCTGCCTTGTGGTTCGTCTTTTTTGGGATGGCTGCAGTTGCACGATGCTATTTTGGATCAAGAATGGCCAAAAGAAAGGTTTCTCGTGCAGAGATAGTACAACCTGTGTTACTCATGGTCTTTGCGCTTACATTAAT ATCTGGGTGCATTGTCCTTCTGTATGGGCAGAGTAAATTCCATGAAGAAGCTACACGGACTGTGGATTTTGTTGTAAATCAATCTGATTTCACCATCCAGTCCCTAAGGAATGTCACGGAATACTTGTCATTTGCAAAGACAATCACTGTGGCAGCACTGTATCTTCCATCAGACGTTCAAGGTCAAATTGACAGTTTAAAGGGTGACTTAAATAAAGCAGCTGATACCATATCTCAGAAGACAGCAGAAAACTACAAAAGGATAAGAAAAGTTCTCCATATCAT GTCTGTTGTATTGATTTGCATAGCTGTGATGTTACCAGTTCTTGCATTCCTTGGATATG TGTTAGAGCTATATGGACCAAAATATACAGTTTACAT ATTTGTTATCTTATGCTGCAAAATGGTGGCGGCTCTGTTCATTCTTCTAGGAATTTTCCTGATACTAAACAG TGCTGCAAAGGATACCTGTGAAGCAATGGACCAATGGGCACAACATCCTCAAGCAGAGACAGCTCTCAGCAACATCCTTCCATGTGTGGATGAAAGTACAACAAATCGTACCTTGTACCAGAGCAAAGAAGTTGTGGTGATGCTTGTGAGGATAGTTAATAGGGCTATATCTGCTCTTTCAAACCGAAGACCACATCATAATCATCCTGGGCAATTGATGCCGTACTTATGTTCTCCATATGATTCAAACTTCAACGATCGTCAGTGCAAGTCCAGGGAGGTCACCTTTGAAAATGCAACAACA GCCTGGCAGAATTACACATGCTTGACCCAAGACACCGACCTGTGCTCAGGCAACAAAACCCTGACTCCTGAAATCTACGGACAACTTGTCTTGGCTGCAAATGTAAGCTATGCGCTCTACTACTATGCTCCAGTCCTGCTCAGCTTCCAGGACTGCAAGTTTGTCCGTGCCACCTTCAGCGCCATTGCCTCACAATACTGCCCTCCTGTGGAGCGCGACCTCGAGTTAGTCTCCGCAGGCCTGGCACTCATGGCCTCAGGCCTCATTCTCTACCTCATCTGGATGCTGTTTGCGGACCGCCCCCAAAGGGAGGAGGTGTCTGACTTGGCTTCAGTGTCGAGGATCACACCAGTAGACAGCTCTCCACTACCGTAA